In Streptomyces qaidamensis, one DNA window encodes the following:
- a CDS encoding DUF7144 family membrane protein: MGLPAEPTPGGSHDQRRAPSPRPAPPDDRTPGGSGPGGSGDPLAAGGIALGGILMVVYGLFAVLQGVAAIAGDEVYTSFGQYSFEFDLTAWGWIHVIVGALVVVAGLGLFTGAAWARVVSAVVVGLALIANFLWLPYQPFWSIIMIVTGLFVLWSVFNYRPARMM, from the coding sequence GTGGGGTTACCAGCCGAACCGACCCCCGGAGGCAGCCATGACCAGCGCCGCGCCCCCTCCCCCCGCCCCGCCCCCCCCGATGACCGGACGCCCGGCGGCTCCGGCCCGGGCGGTTCCGGTGACCCGCTGGCGGCCGGGGGGATCGCCCTCGGCGGCATCCTGATGGTCGTCTACGGCCTGTTCGCGGTGCTCCAGGGCGTCGCGGCGATCGCCGGCGACGAGGTGTACACGAGCTTCGGCCAGTACTCGTTCGAGTTCGACCTGACCGCGTGGGGGTGGATCCACGTGATCGTCGGCGCGCTCGTGGTGGTGGCCGGGCTCGGCCTGTTCACCGGGGCCGCCTGGGCGCGGGTCGTGAGCGCGGTCGTGGTCGGCCTGGCGCTGATCGCGAACTTCCTCTGGCTGCCGTACCAGCCGTTCTGGTCGATCATCATGATCGTGACCGGTCTGTTCGTCCTCTGGTCGGTGTTCAACTACCGCCCGGCCCGCATGATGTAG
- a CDS encoding aminoacyl-tRNA hydrolase, whose protein sequence is MSEDPTPVSDSPFRSEPSARDEAPQFVLPLVVRIEKAEPPARTDALETAARAVLTILADERSAGAGEWAGVMRDWQDARIRKVVRRARGAEWRRAEALPGITVTGKSAEVRVFPPVPLDGWPKDLARLQVSGTDLNDPEPPVDADPAAPVLWLNPDLGMSAGKAMAQAGHAAQLAWWELSDEERAAWHDAGFPLAARTADPARWSGLTGAGLPLVRDAGFTEIAPGSCTVVADHPALRREPHGPGPAASTRSE, encoded by the coding sequence GTGAGCGAAGACCCGACGCCCGTGAGCGACAGTCCCTTCCGGTCCGAGCCCTCGGCTCGTGACGAGGCACCGCAGTTCGTGCTGCCGCTCGTCGTGCGGATCGAGAAGGCGGAGCCGCCGGCCCGCACGGACGCGCTGGAGACGGCCGCGCGGGCCGTGCTGACGATCCTGGCCGACGAGCGGTCGGCCGGTGCGGGCGAGTGGGCCGGGGTGATGCGGGACTGGCAGGACGCCCGGATCCGCAAGGTGGTGCGGCGGGCGCGTGGCGCCGAGTGGCGGCGGGCCGAGGCGCTGCCCGGCATCACGGTCACCGGCAAGTCGGCCGAGGTGCGGGTCTTCCCGCCCGTCCCGCTGGACGGCTGGCCCAAGGACCTGGCCAGGCTCCAGGTGTCCGGCACCGACCTGAACGACCCGGAGCCGCCGGTGGACGCGGACCCGGCCGCGCCCGTGCTGTGGCTGAACCCGGACCTCGGCATGTCGGCCGGCAAGGCGATGGCCCAGGCGGGCCACGCCGCCCAACTGGCCTGGTGGGAGCTGTCCGACGAGGAGCGGGCCGCCTGGCACGACGCGGGCTTCCCGCTCGCCGCCCGCACGGCCGATCCGGCCCGCTGGTCCGGACTGACCGGCGCCGGGCTGCCGTTGGTGCGCGACGCGGGCTTCACGGAGATCGCGCCCGGCTCGTGCACGGTGGTCGCGGACCACCCGGCGCTGCGCCGGGAGCCGCACGGGCCCGGCCCCGCGGCGTCCACCCGTTCGGAGTAG
- a CDS encoding DUF692 domain-containing protein, with protein sequence MERLGTGIGWRPEIADAVERMPGIDWVEAVAENVCPGHLPDSLRRLRERGVTVVPHGVSLGLGGADRPDAGRLTALAERAEALGSPLVTEHIAFVRAGGPLTASPHLEAGHLLPVPRTRDALDVLCENIRIAQDALPVPLAVENIAALIGWPGEEMTEGQFLYELADRTGVRLLIDVANLHTNHVNRGEDPSKALAELPLEAIAYVHVAGGFERDGVWHDSHAHPVPRPVLDILTDLASRVRPPGVLLERDENFPAPTELEHELSTIRRALEAGAVERVKAELRAAAGAAPEGRGDELFPAAGTGRREAAGDVGGGLLVEAGTARQEGARGVTGGPGAGAVRRGDETGAAEATRGAFGRPHQEDVDGARQRLALAQAALLSALVAGTPVPEGFDRVRIGVQARALAAKRADVVAKVAPELPVILGDGYRTAFLGYAQTHPMTSGYRRDALTFAEHLLSTGRPGDAGARRELRQWWLERSGPAPRSRRPAHRLARVTRRVLSRR encoded by the coding sequence ATGGAGCGACTGGGGACGGGCATCGGGTGGCGGCCGGAGATCGCGGACGCCGTGGAGCGGATGCCGGGGATCGACTGGGTCGAGGCGGTGGCCGAGAACGTCTGCCCCGGACACCTGCCCGACTCGCTGCGGCGGCTGCGCGAGCGCGGCGTCACCGTGGTGCCGCACGGCGTCTCGCTCGGCCTCGGGGGCGCGGACCGGCCCGACGCGGGCCGGCTGACCGCACTGGCCGAGCGCGCTGAGGCGCTGGGTTCCCCACTGGTCACCGAGCACATCGCGTTCGTACGGGCGGGCGGGCCGCTGACGGCGTCCCCGCACCTGGAGGCCGGCCACCTGCTGCCCGTCCCCCGCACCCGGGACGCCCTGGACGTCCTGTGCGAGAACATACGCATCGCGCAGGACGCACTGCCGGTGCCGCTGGCCGTCGAGAACATCGCCGCGCTGATCGGCTGGCCGGGCGAGGAGATGACGGAGGGCCAGTTCCTGTACGAGCTCGCCGACCGCACGGGCGTCCGCCTCCTCATCGACGTGGCCAACCTGCACACCAACCACGTCAACCGCGGCGAGGACCCCTCCAAGGCCCTCGCCGAGCTGCCCCTGGAGGCCATCGCGTACGTCCACGTCGCCGGTGGCTTCGAGCGCGACGGCGTCTGGCACGACAGCCACGCCCACCCGGTCCCCCGGCCGGTCCTCGACATCCTCACCGACCTCGCCTCCCGCGTCCGCCCGCCGGGCGTCCTGCTGGAACGGGACGAGAACTTCCCGGCACCGACGGAGCTGGAGCACGAGCTGAGCACGATCCGCCGGGCGCTGGAGGCGGGCGCTGTCGAACGCGTGAAGGCGGAACTCCGTGCGGCGGCCGGAGCGGCCCCGGAGGGCCGCGGCGATGAGCTGTTCCCGGCTGCCGGGACCGGACGGCGGGAAGCGGCCGGGGATGTCGGCGGCGGGCTGCTCGTGGAGGCCGGCACCGCGCGCCAGGAGGGTGCCCGAGGCGTCACCGGCGGGCCCGGGGCCGGGGCGGTACGGCGGGGCGATGAGACCGGGGCGGCCGAGGCGACACGGGGCGCCTTCGGCCGGCCCCACCAAGAGGACGTCGACGGTGCCCGGCAGCGGCTCGCGCTGGCCCAGGCGGCGCTGCTGTCGGCGCTGGTGGCGGGGACGCCCGTGCCCGAGGGGTTCGACCGGGTGCGGATCGGCGTACAGGCGAGGGCGCTCGCCGCGAAGCGGGCGGACGTCGTGGCGAAGGTCGCCCCCGAACTGCCGGTGATCCTCGGCGACGGGTACCGCACGGCGTTCCTCGGCTACGCCCAGACGCACCCCATGACCTCCGGCTACCGGCGTGACGCCCTGACCTTCGCCGAGCACCTGCTGTCCACCGGGCGCCCGGGGGACGCGGGG
- a CDS encoding potassium channel family protein, translated as MSGGSEQPHRAAREREPESRAAAVRRLRIAAGALLAAGVTAYFLLPLEGLGADRPWLGWPLFVLCLALVAALLLRHVRDIVLEKPQARSGIMISLLMCLAVLVFSSGYYALAQQPGQFTGLRTRVDALYFTVVTLATVGYGDIAPRGQEARLVAVAQILYTFVFLTAAATALSRRMHAVVAERERRPPPP; from the coding sequence ATGTCCGGAGGCAGCGAGCAGCCGCACCGCGCCGCGCGCGAGCGGGAACCGGAATCCCGGGCGGCCGCCGTCCGCCGGCTGCGGATCGCGGCCGGAGCCCTGCTCGCGGCAGGCGTCACGGCCTACTTCCTGTTGCCGCTGGAGGGTCTCGGTGCCGACCGCCCCTGGCTGGGCTGGCCGCTGTTCGTACTGTGCCTGGCGCTCGTGGCCGCGCTGCTGCTGCGCCATGTGCGCGACATCGTGCTGGAGAAGCCGCAAGCCCGGTCGGGCATCATGATCTCGCTGCTGATGTGCCTGGCCGTGCTGGTCTTCTCGTCCGGGTACTACGCCCTCGCGCAGCAGCCGGGACAGTTCACCGGCCTGCGCACCCGGGTCGACGCGCTGTACTTCACGGTCGTCACCCTCGCGACCGTCGGCTACGGCGACATCGCCCCGCGCGGGCAGGAGGCCCGGCTGGTGGCCGTCGCCCAGATCCTGTACACGTTCGTCTTCCTCACGGCGGCGGCCACCGCGCTGTCCCGGCGGATGCACGCGGTGGTCGCGGAGCGCGAGCGGCGCCCGCCGCCGCCCTGA